Proteins encoded within one genomic window of Chitinophagales bacterium:
- the lptC gene encoding LPS export ABC transporter periplasmic protein LptC: MRFFKFTSIFYLCLACKNDLQNTQIEKDNLNARTDVGKNIVVNYSEKSVRTAILNAPTMVKQEDTAYKTYFPDGIELKLYDSLGNISSTMTSKYGEHDHKTNQMKARDSVLVVSADGRILKSQELIWMENERKMQSYGQVEIRNGNEIIYGDTLFADENLKRYVVKKIRGIVNVTK; encoded by the coding sequence ATGCGCTTTTTTAAATTCACTTCTATTTTTTATCTCTGCCTTGCATGTAAAAATGATTTACAGAATACCCAGATAGAGAAAGACAATCTTAATGCAAGGACAGACGTCGGCAAAAATATCGTTGTTAACTATTCTGAGAAGAGTGTTCGTACAGCTATTCTTAATGCTCCTACAATGGTGAAGCAGGAAGACACGGCTTATAAAACATATTTTCCAGATGGTATAGAATTGAAGCTATATGATAGTCTCGGAAATATTAGTAGTACCATGACCTCAAAATATGGCGAACATGACCATAAGACGAATCAAATGAAAGCGCGAGATAGTGTACTAGTGGTCTCGGCAGATGGCAGAATTTTGAAATCCCAAGAATTAATATGGATGGAAAATGAACGTAAGATGCAATCCTATGGTCAAGTAGAAATTCGCAATGGAAATGAAATCATTTACGGCGATACTCTTTTTGCTGATGAGAATCTCAAACGCTATGTGGTAAAGAAGATAAGAGGGATAGTGAATGTAACGAAATGA
- a CDS encoding 2,3-bisphosphoglycerate-independent phosphoglycerate mutase, translating to MTKNEKCLLLILDGWGTAKEDEIKGSAIDNAGPLYFHELKNKYPNASLVTYGEEVGLPHGQMGNSEVGHLNIGAGRIVYQELQRINVAIASGELKNHSVLKNTFRYCLDNNKKLHLIGLYSDGGVHSHTSHFKAAIEYAEAFGLDNILVHAFTDGRDCDPKSGKELIENLEDFLVLKKTKLASVCGRYYAMDRDKRWERVKLAYDLLVHGLGEETNNAAETIEQRYLAGETDEFIKPFKTQYFQAIQEGDAVVCINFRTDRCREITQVLTQKAFEDFEMTPFQLHYTTMTEYSKDFENVNVIFRNDNLQNTLGEVIAKNNLTQLRMAETEKYPHVTFFFSGGQEQPFAGENRILIPSPKVATYDLQPEMSAFEIKNKLLVELQTTQPDFIVVNFANTDMVGHTGVFEAAVKATQAVDACLQEIVPLALEKNYHILIIADHGNSDYMLNPDGSPNTAHSMNLVPIIYVSNSPREIKAGKLGDVAPTILKVMNIDKPAEMEGNELI from the coding sequence ATGACAAAAAATGAAAAATGTTTACTCCTTATTCTCGACGGTTGGGGTACCGCCAAGGAAGATGAAATCAAAGGCAGCGCTATAGATAACGCTGGACCTCTTTATTTTCATGAATTGAAAAATAAATATCCGAATGCCTCATTAGTGACTTATGGAGAAGAAGTCGGACTACCACATGGTCAAATGGGCAATAGCGAAGTAGGGCACCTCAATATCGGTGCAGGTAGAATCGTCTATCAAGAACTACAGCGAATCAATGTGGCAATCGCTTCTGGTGAATTAAAAAATCATTCCGTACTGAAAAATACATTTCGATATTGTCTTGATAATAATAAAAAATTGCACCTTATCGGACTCTACTCTGATGGCGGTGTGCATAGTCATACATCGCACTTCAAGGCTGCGATTGAATATGCAGAAGCCTTTGGATTAGACAATATTTTAGTCCATGCATTTACCGATGGACGCGATTGTGACCCTAAGAGTGGTAAAGAATTAATAGAAAATTTAGAAGATTTTTTAGTTCTAAAGAAAACCAAATTAGCATCTGTCTGTGGACGCTATTATGCAATGGACAGAGATAAGCGCTGGGAACGCGTGAAACTAGCCTATGATTTATTAGTGCATGGACTAGGTGAGGAAACAAATAATGCAGCTGAGACCATAGAACAAAGATATCTTGCAGGCGAAACAGATGAATTTATCAAGCCTTTTAAAACACAGTATTTTCAGGCTATACAAGAAGGAGATGCGGTTGTTTGCATTAACTTTAGAACAGATAGATGTCGTGAGATAACTCAAGTCTTGACCCAAAAAGCATTTGAAGATTTTGAAATGACCCCTTTCCAACTTCACTATACAACTATGACCGAGTATAGCAAAGATTTTGAAAATGTCAATGTCATTTTCAGAAATGATAATCTCCAAAATACACTTGGGGAGGTTATTGCTAAAAATAACTTAACACAGCTCCGCATGGCGGAAACAGAAAAATATCCGCATGTGACTTTCTTTTTCTCTGGTGGGCAAGAACAACCATTTGCTGGTGAAAATAGAATTTTGATTCCATCACCTAAGGTGGCGACCTATGATTTGCAACCAGAGATGTCTGCCTTTGAAATTAAAAACAAACTCCTAGTAGAATTGCAAACTACACAACCGGATTTTATCGTTGTCAATTTCGCCAATACCGATATGGTAGGTCATACGGGGGTATTCGAAGCAGCAGTCAAAGCGACGCAAGCAGTTGATGCCTGTTTACAAGAAATTGTACCACTTGCACTAGAAAAAAATTACCATATTCTCATTATCGCAGACCATGGAAACTCAGACTATATGCTCAATCCAGACGGAAGCCCAAATACTGCGCATAGTATGAACCTCGTGCCAATAATTTATGTCTCTAATTCTCCTCGAGAAATTAAAGCAGGGAAATTAGGCGATGTCGCACCTACAATTCTAAAGGTGATGAATATTGATAAACCAGCAGAGATGGAAGGGAATGAGTTGATCTAA
- a CDS encoding type III pantothenate kinase, whose product MNLIVEIGNTNIKLALFEGRELKHLWVGREVDHIWEELKDFKIQNAILSGSGNTDILWWKEIQAEKKLVFTREMLKNIQYEYRTPQSLGTDRLINAWYANLLFQNMDNLVIDTGTCITFTLINNASQLIGGSISPGIALRAHSMHEYTDKLPLIELDKNRAPELIGMDTQASLFSGVILGTQFEIEKRIEAYLSLYPNLNIIMTGGSTQFFENKLNYKIFADYHFTLKGLNEILLTNE is encoded by the coding sequence ATGAATTTGATAGTAGAGATAGGAAATACTAATATTAAGCTCGCACTCTTCGAAGGACGCGAACTGAAGCATCTATGGGTGGGACGAGAAGTAGATCATATATGGGAAGAATTAAAAGATTTTAAAATTCAAAATGCTATACTCTCAGGCTCTGGTAATACTGATATATTATGGTGGAAGGAGATTCAGGCAGAAAAAAAATTAGTATTCACGAGAGAAATGCTTAAAAACATTCAATATGAATATCGAACTCCACAGAGCTTAGGAACAGATAGACTCATCAATGCTTGGTATGCTAACCTGCTTTTTCAGAATATGGATAATTTGGTGATAGATACTGGCACCTGTATCACATTTACCCTGATAAACAATGCATCTCAGTTAATAGGAGGGTCCATTTCCCCTGGCATAGCGCTCCGTGCCCACAGTATGCACGAATACACGGATAAATTGCCGCTCATTGAATTAGATAAAAACCGAGCTCCAGAGCTCATTGGCATGGATACACAGGCGAGCTTGTTCAGTGGAGTTATACTCGGGACTCAATTCGAGATTGAAAAAAGAATTGAGGCCTATTTATCGCTTTACCCTAATTTAAATATTATTATGACAGGCGGAAGCACTCAATTCTTTGAAAATAAACTAAATTATAAGATATTTGCAGATTATCATTTTACCTTAAAAGGTTTGAATGAAATACTTTTAACCAATGAATAA